A region of Arabidopsis thaliana chromosome 5, partial sequence DNA encodes the following proteins:
- a CDS encoding CHCH domain protein codes for MFSGIGSTIAQGMAFGTGSAVAHRAVDSVMGPRTIQHEAVEAASASAAPAGSAMLSSTCDIHAKAFQDVSFKSFSHAFTLSLYFCYRIRFVRILNCMIEFVLKHLNSFLSLLNVYIAQ; via the exons atGTTCTCAGGCATTGGTTCAACCATTGCTCAGG GTATGGCTTTTGGTACTGGAAGTGCAGTTGCACACAGGGCTGTTGATTCTGTGATGGGTCCACGAACCATTCAGCATGAGGCTGTTGAGGCTGCTTCTGCATCTGCAGCCCCTGCTGGAAGCGCCATGCTTTCTAGCACCTGTGACATTCATGCTAAGGCTTTCCAAGATGTaagttttaaatctttttctcATGCTTTCACACTCTCTCTGTATTTCTGTTATAGGATCAGATTTGTCCGGATTCTTAATTGCATGATAGAATTCGTTCTGAAACATTTGAATTCATTTTTATCTCTGCTGAACGTTTACATAGCTCAGTGA
- the HEN4 gene encoding RNA-binding KH domain-containing protein (HUA ENHANCER 4 (HEN4); CONTAINS InterPro DOMAIN/s: K Homology, type 1, subgroup (InterPro:IPR018111), K Homology (InterPro:IPR004087), K Homology, type 1 (InterPro:IPR004088); BEST Arabidopsis thaliana protein match is: RNA-binding KH domain-containing protein (TAIR:AT5G09560.1); Has 35333 Blast hits to 34131 proteins in 2444 species: Archae - 798; Bacteria - 22429; Metazoa - 974; Fungi - 991; Plants - 531; Viruses - 0; Other Eukaryotes - 9610 (source: NCBI BLink).) has translation MERNSVKFHAEKRSGAFDPGSGFGSSKRVKTHHTQLLSALVVPVGHAAFRLLCPLSHVGAVIGKSGNVIKQLQQSTGAKIRVEEPPSGSPDRVITIIAQADSKSRVKLGANNNGNAEGEKKEEEVEVSKAQGALIKVFELLAAEADSDTVVCRLLTESSHAGAVIGKGGQMVGSIRKETGCKISIRIENLPICADTDDEMVEVEGNAIAVKKALVSISRCLQNCQSIDKVRMVGNRPLEKEFQASLHRPIETIIQESLPRSVEVNPYDYRLRNDEIFPRGTVARANDVIPHDTLHLRRIEAVPQGALRMHIEADRQDVLRRHVEADRQDALRRRIDVVPQETLYMPSDVLRGDCFRQHRERDDSHDSLHRPFEMVPRDAMGMPFESFPRDAYGRPIETMTQETLRGQSADYLAHRYSTLDTHPHSFTTSASMANTATMKPPPSEVEVGNQDVVFKILCSTENAGGVIGTGGKVVRMLHSETGAFINVGNTLDDCEERLIAVTASENPECQSSPAQKAIMLIFSRLFELATNKILDNGPRSSITARLVVPTSQIGCVLGKGGVIVSEMRKTTGAAIQILKVEQNPKCISENDQVVQITGEFPNVREAIFHITSRLRDSVFSNSMKNSLAKSSSALTTERFYDRQSDNPLSIGSHQSVSNPATNSSSLHRRSEDSFLSGSHSSVNYSRSVGTDPYIRPEDPFPDRFNPSAGYSHNFGRRFTMDHSDNSHHLTEAPSRLWASPPPAAPRGLSDASGGLSSARAGHVLGSGHKSAIVTNTTVEIRVPANAMSFVYGEQGYNLEQLRQVSHFLFTNLLLVFPIASSKRG, from the exons aTGGAGCGAAATAGCGTTAAATTTCATGCAGAGAAGAGATCCGGAGCGTTTGATCCAGGTTCAGGATTCGGATCTTCCAAGAGGGTCAAAACGCATCACACGCAGCTGCTCTCAGCTCTGGTTGTGCCGGTGGGACACGCGGCGTTTAGATTGCTCTGCCCTTTATCACACGTCGGTGCGGTGATTGGAAAATCTGGAAACGTAATCAAACAGCTCCAACAATCAACCGGAGCTAAGATACGGGTCGAGGAGCCTCCGTCTGGGTCTCCGGATCGGGTCATCACGATAATCGCACAAGCAGATTCGAAATCAAGGGTGAAATTGGGTGCTAATAACAATGGCAATgcagaaggagagaaaaaggAGGAGGAAGTTGAGGTATCTAAAGCACAAGGAGCGTTGATTAAGGTATTCGAGCTTTTAGCGGCGGAAGCTGATAGTGATACGGTCGTGTGCCGATTGTTGACGGAGTCTAGCCATGCCGGTGCTGTGATAGGCAAAGGTGGTCAAATGGTTGGGAGTATTAGGAAAGAAACTGGCTGCAAAATTTCTATACGGATTGAGAATTTGCCGATTTGCGCTGATACTGATGACGAGATGGTGGAG GTTGAAGGAAATGCTATCGCTGTAAAGAAAGCTCTTGTGTCTATCTCCCGCTGCTTGCAAAATTGTCAATCGATTGACAAGGTAAGGATGGTTGGAAACAGACCTCTCGAAAAAGAGTTCCAAGCATCTTTGCATAGGCCTATAGAGACAATAATTCAGGAGTCACTTCCTAGGTCCGTTGAAGTTAACCCTTACGATTATAGGCTGAGAAACGACGAGATATTTCCCCGGGGCACTGTAGCTCGGGCTAATGATGTGATTCCTCATGATACTTTGCATCTTAGGCGTATCGAGGCGGTTCCCCAGGGTGCTTTACGCATGCATATTGAGGCAGACCGGCAAGATGTTTTACGCAGGCATGTTGAGGCGGACCGGCAAGATGCTTTACGCAGGCGTATTGATGTAGTTCCTCAAGAAACGTTATACATGCCTTCTGATGTTCTCAGGGGAGATTGTTTTCGACAGCATAGAGAGAGGGATGATTCTCATGATTCCTTGCATAGACCTTTCGAAATGGTTCCACGTGATGCTATGGGCATGCCTTTTGAGTCGTTTCCACGTGATGCTTACGGAAGGCCTATTGAAACAATGACACAAGAAACTCTTCGTGGGCAAAGTGCAGATTATCTTGCACATCGTTATTCGACTTTAGACACACATCCTCACAGCTTCACTACGTCTGCTTCAATGGCTAACACTGCCACCATGAAGCCACCTCCATCAGAAGTGGAAGTAGGGAACCAAGATGTGGTTTTTAAGATACTTTGTTCCACTGAGAATGCTGGCGGAGTTATCGGGACTGGAGGTAAAGTTGTCAGGATGCTTCATAGCGAAACAGGTGCCTTCATAAATGTGGGAAATACACTTGATGATTGTGAAGAACGTCTGATTGCAGTAACTGCATCAGAG AACCCTGAATGTCAAAGCTCGCCAGCCCAGAAAGCGATTATGCTTATTTTTTCAAGATTATTTGAGCTTGCCACTAACAAAATCCTAGATAATGGCCCAAGGTCATCTATCACTGCACGGCTTGTTGTCCCAACAAGTCAGATTGGTTGTGTGCTGGGAAAAGGAGGTGTTATTGTTTCGGAAATGCGGAAAACCACTGGGGCTgcaattcaaattttgaaggtTGAGCAGAACCCAAAATGTATTTCAGAGAATGATCAAGTTGTGCAG ATTACAGGAGAGTTCCCTAATGTGAGAGAAGCCATTTTCCATATTACAAGCAGGCTGCGAGACAGTGTTTTCTCCAACTCAATGAAAAATTCCTTAGCCAAGAGCAGCTCCGCCTTAACTACTGAGAGATTCTACGACAGACAATCAGACAATCCTCTGTCTATTGGGTCTCATCAATCCGTTAGTAATCCAGCTACCAACTCCTCAAGTCTGCACAGAAGATCTGAGGATTCCTTTTTAAGTGGGTCTCATTCATCAGTTAACTATTCCAGATCAGTTGGCACAGATCCTTACATAAGACCAGAAGACCCATTTCCTGATAGGTTTAATCCCTCAGCAGGCTATTCTCATAATTTTGGTCGGCGGTTTACCATGGACCACAGTGATAACTCCCATCACTTAACTGAGGCCCCATCTCGTTTGTGGGCGTCCCCG CCTCCAGCAGCTCCAAGAGGCTTATCTGATGCCAGTGGCGGATTATCTTCTGCAAGGGCTGGCCATGTACTTGGCAG TGGACACAAATCTGCCATCGTTACAAACACTACCGTGGAAATTAGAGTTCCAGCTAATGCTATGAGCTTTGTGTATGGAGAGCAGGGTTACAATCTGGAACAACTGAGACAGGTAagccattttttgtttacaaatctTTTATTGGTTTTCCCCATAGCGTCATCCAAAAGAGGTTAG
- a CDS encoding CHCH domain protein (BEST Arabidopsis thaliana protein match is: Cox19-like CHCH family protein (TAIR:AT5G09570.1); Has 127 Blast hits to 125 proteins in 40 species: Archae - 0; Bacteria - 9; Metazoa - 16; Fungi - 2; Plants - 64; Viruses - 0; Other Eukaryotes - 36 (source: NCBI BLink).), protein MGRRSSGGRSAPRPRPAAARSPAPQPVHRAPPPAPAQASGGGGGMFSGIGSTIAQGMAFGTGSAVAHRAVDSVMGPRTIQHEAVEAASASAAPAGSAMLSSTCDIHAKAFQDVSFKSFSHAFTLSLYFCYRIRFVRILNCMIEFVLKHLNSFLSLLNVYIAQ, encoded by the exons ATGGGTCGCCGTAGCTCAGGAG GAAGATCTGCCCCTCGCCCTCGTCCTGCTGCTGCACGCAGCCCAGCTCCTCAACCTG taCACCGTGCACCTCCTCCAGCTCCAGCTCAGGCcagcggtggtggtggtggcatGTTCTCAGGCATTGGTTCAACCATTGCTCAGG GTATGGCTTTTGGTACTGGAAGTGCAGTTGCACACAGGGCTGTTGATTCTGTGATGGGTCCACGAACCATTCAGCATGAGGCTGTTGAGGCTGCTTCTGCATCTGCAGCCCCTGCTGGAAGCGCCATGCTTTCTAGCACCTGTGACATTCATGCTAAGGCTTTCCAAGATGTaagttttaaatctttttctcATGCTTTCACACTCTCTCTGTATTTCTGTTATAGGATCAGATTTGTCCGGATTCTTAATTGCATGATAGAATTCGTTCTGAAACATTTGAATTCATTTTTATCTCTGCTGAACGTTTACATAGCTCAGTGA
- a CDS encoding CHCH domain protein (CONTAINS InterPro DOMAIN/s: CHCH (InterPro:IPR010625); BEST Arabidopsis thaliana protein match is: Cox19-like CHCH family protein (TAIR:AT5G09570.1); Has 1807 Blast hits to 1807 proteins in 277 species: Archae - 0; Bacteria - 0; Metazoa - 736; Fungi - 347; Plants - 385; Viruses - 0; Other Eukaryotes - 339 (source: NCBI BLink).), producing MGRRSSGGRSAPRPRPAAARSPAPQPVHRAPPPAPAQASGGGGGMFSGIGSTIAQGMAFGTGSAVAHRAVDSVMGPRTIQHEAVEAASASAAPAGSAMLSSTCDIHAKAFQDCIGSYGSEISKCQFYMDMLSECRKNSGSVIGA from the exons ATGGGTCGCCGTAGCTCAGGAG GAAGATCTGCCCCTCGCCCTCGTCCTGCTGCTGCACGCAGCCCAGCTCCTCAACCTG taCACCGTGCACCTCCTCCAGCTCCAGCTCAGGCcagcggtggtggtggtggcatGTTCTCAGGCATTGGTTCAACCATTGCTCAGG GTATGGCTTTTGGTACTGGAAGTGCAGTTGCACACAGGGCTGTTGATTCTGTGATGGGTCCACGAACCATTCAGCATGAGGCTGTTGAGGCTGCTTCTGCATCTGCAGCCCCTGCTGGAAGCGCCATGCTTTCTAGCACCTGTGACATTCATGCTAAGGCTTTCCAAGAT TGCATCGGCAGCTATGGAAGCGAGATTAGCAAATGTCAGTTCTACATGGACATGTTGTCCGAGTGCAGGAAGAACTCTGGTTCCGTGATTGGTGCCTAG
- a CDS encoding uncharacterized protein (unknown protein; Has 30201 Blast hits to 17322 proteins in 780 species: Archae - 12; Bacteria - 1396; Metazoa - 17338; Fungi - 3422; Plants - 5037; Viruses - 0; Other Eukaryotes - 2996 (source: NCBI BLink).) translates to MNGWGFDVYSTKAPHLILRKLTPRKIFFIFG, encoded by the coding sequence atgAATGGCTGGGGGTTTGATGTTTATAGTACAAAAGCTCCACATCTGATTCTGAGGAAGTTAACTCCAAGgaagatcttcttcatctttggaTGA
- a CDS encoding uncharacterized protein (unknown protein; LOCATED IN: mitochondrion; Has 30201 Blast hits to 17322 proteins in 780 species: Archae - 12; Bacteria - 1396; Metazoa - 17338; Fungi - 3422; Plants - 5037; Viruses - 0; Other Eukaryotes - 2996 (source: NCBI BLink).), which produces MQLRSFWRILETVSMRELKTLTQFKLRRFGMAARNSNQTCDPKSGRHKSIVKG; this is translated from the coding sequence ATGCAGTTACGCTCTTTCTGGAGGATTTTGGAAACGGTGAGTATGAGGGAATTAAAGACGTTGACTCAATTTAAACTACGCCGTTTCGGAATGGCAGCCAGGAATTCAAATCAGACTTGTGATCCAAAATCGGGACGACATAAAAGCATTGTAAAAGGATGA
- the HEN4 gene encoding RNA-binding KH domain-containing protein (HUA ENHANCER 4 (HEN4); CONTAINS InterPro DOMAIN/s: K Homology (InterPro:IPR004087), K Homology, type 1, subgroup (InterPro:IPR018111), K Homology, type 1 (InterPro:IPR004088); BEST Arabidopsis thaliana protein match is: RNA-binding KH domain-containing protein (TAIR:AT5G09560.1).) — protein sequence MERNSVKFHAEKRSGAFDPGSGFGSSKRVKTHHTQLLSALVVPVGHAAFRLLCPLSHVGAVIGKSGNVIKQLQQSTGAKIRVEEPPSGSPDRVITIIAQADSKSRVKLGANNNGNAEGEKKEEEVEVSKAQGALIKVFELLAAEADSDTVVCRLLTESSHAGAVIGKGGQMVGSIRKETGCKISIRIENLPICADTDDEMVEVEGNAIAVKKALVSISRCLQNCQSIDKVRMVGNRPLEKEFQASLHRPIETIIQESLPRSVEVNPYDYRLRNDEIFPRGTVARANDVIPHDTLHLRRIEAVPQGALRMHIEADRQDVLRRHVEADRQDALRRRIDVVPQETLYMPSDVLRGDCFRQHRERDDSHDSLHRPFEMVPRDAMGMPFESFPRDAYGRPIETMTQETLRGQSADYLAHRYSTLDTHPHSFTTSASMANTATMKPPPSEVEVGNQDVVFKILCSTENAGGVIGTGGKVVRMLHSETGAFINVGNTLDDCEERLIAVTASENPECQSSPAQKAIMLIFSRLFELATNKILDNGPRSSITARLVVPTSQIGCVLGKGGVIVSEMRKTTGAAIQILKVEQNPKCISENDQVVQITGEFPNVREAIFHITSRLRDSVFSNSMKNSLAKSSSALTTERFYDRQSDNPLSIGSHQSVSNPATNSSSLHRRSEDSFLSGSHSSVNYSRSVGTDPYIRPEDPFPDRFNPSAGYSHNFGRRFTMDHSDNSHHLTEAPSRLWASPPPAAPRGLSDASGGLSSARAGHVLGSLHARLVFSSGHKSAIVTNTTVEIRVPANAMSFVYGEQGYNLEQLRQISGARVIIHEPPLGTSDRIIVISGTPDQTQAAQNLLHAFILTGETSLSKKYNLN from the exons aTGGAGCGAAATAGCGTTAAATTTCATGCAGAGAAGAGATCCGGAGCGTTTGATCCAGGTTCAGGATTCGGATCTTCCAAGAGGGTCAAAACGCATCACACGCAGCTGCTCTCAGCTCTGGTTGTGCCGGTGGGACACGCGGCGTTTAGATTGCTCTGCCCTTTATCACACGTCGGTGCGGTGATTGGAAAATCTGGAAACGTAATCAAACAGCTCCAACAATCAACCGGAGCTAAGATACGGGTCGAGGAGCCTCCGTCTGGGTCTCCGGATCGGGTCATCACGATAATCGCACAAGCAGATTCGAAATCAAGGGTGAAATTGGGTGCTAATAACAATGGCAATgcagaaggagagaaaaaggAGGAGGAAGTTGAGGTATCTAAAGCACAAGGAGCGTTGATTAAGGTATTCGAGCTTTTAGCGGCGGAAGCTGATAGTGATACGGTCGTGTGCCGATTGTTGACGGAGTCTAGCCATGCCGGTGCTGTGATAGGCAAAGGTGGTCAAATGGTTGGGAGTATTAGGAAAGAAACTGGCTGCAAAATTTCTATACGGATTGAGAATTTGCCGATTTGCGCTGATACTGATGACGAGATGGTGGAG GTTGAAGGAAATGCTATCGCTGTAAAGAAAGCTCTTGTGTCTATCTCCCGCTGCTTGCAAAATTGTCAATCGATTGACAAGGTAAGGATGGTTGGAAACAGACCTCTCGAAAAAGAGTTCCAAGCATCTTTGCATAGGCCTATAGAGACAATAATTCAGGAGTCACTTCCTAGGTCCGTTGAAGTTAACCCTTACGATTATAGGCTGAGAAACGACGAGATATTTCCCCGGGGCACTGTAGCTCGGGCTAATGATGTGATTCCTCATGATACTTTGCATCTTAGGCGTATCGAGGCGGTTCCCCAGGGTGCTTTACGCATGCATATTGAGGCAGACCGGCAAGATGTTTTACGCAGGCATGTTGAGGCGGACCGGCAAGATGCTTTACGCAGGCGTATTGATGTAGTTCCTCAAGAAACGTTATACATGCCTTCTGATGTTCTCAGGGGAGATTGTTTTCGACAGCATAGAGAGAGGGATGATTCTCATGATTCCTTGCATAGACCTTTCGAAATGGTTCCACGTGATGCTATGGGCATGCCTTTTGAGTCGTTTCCACGTGATGCTTACGGAAGGCCTATTGAAACAATGACACAAGAAACTCTTCGTGGGCAAAGTGCAGATTATCTTGCACATCGTTATTCGACTTTAGACACACATCCTCACAGCTTCACTACGTCTGCTTCAATGGCTAACACTGCCACCATGAAGCCACCTCCATCAGAAGTGGAAGTAGGGAACCAAGATGTGGTTTTTAAGATACTTTGTTCCACTGAGAATGCTGGCGGAGTTATCGGGACTGGAGGTAAAGTTGTCAGGATGCTTCATAGCGAAACAGGTGCCTTCATAAATGTGGGAAATACACTTGATGATTGTGAAGAACGTCTGATTGCAGTAACTGCATCAGAG AACCCTGAATGTCAAAGCTCGCCAGCCCAGAAAGCGATTATGCTTATTTTTTCAAGATTATTTGAGCTTGCCACTAACAAAATCCTAGATAATGGCCCAAGGTCATCTATCACTGCACGGCTTGTTGTCCCAACAAGTCAGATTGGTTGTGTGCTGGGAAAAGGAGGTGTTATTGTTTCGGAAATGCGGAAAACCACTGGGGCTgcaattcaaattttgaaggtTGAGCAGAACCCAAAATGTATTTCAGAGAATGATCAAGTTGTGCAG ATTACAGGAGAGTTCCCTAATGTGAGAGAAGCCATTTTCCATATTACAAGCAGGCTGCGAGACAGTGTTTTCTCCAACTCAATGAAAAATTCCTTAGCCAAGAGCAGCTCCGCCTTAACTACTGAGAGATTCTACGACAGACAATCAGACAATCCTCTGTCTATTGGGTCTCATCAATCCGTTAGTAATCCAGCTACCAACTCCTCAAGTCTGCACAGAAGATCTGAGGATTCCTTTTTAAGTGGGTCTCATTCATCAGTTAACTATTCCAGATCAGTTGGCACAGATCCTTACATAAGACCAGAAGACCCATTTCCTGATAGGTTTAATCCCTCAGCAGGCTATTCTCATAATTTTGGTCGGCGGTTTACCATGGACCACAGTGATAACTCCCATCACTTAACTGAGGCCCCATCTCGTTTGTGGGCGTCCCCG CCTCCAGCAGCTCCAAGAGGCTTATCTGATGCCAGTGGCGGATTATCTTCTGCAAGGGCTGGCCATGTACTTGGCAG TTTACATGCTCGCTTGGTCTTTTCTAGTGGACACAAATCTGCCATCGTTACAAACACTACCGTGGAAATTAGAGTTCCAGCTAATGCTATGAGCTTTGTGTATGGAGAGCAGGGTTACAATCTGGAACAACTGAGACAG ATATCGGGTGCAAGGGTCATAATCCATGAACCTCCTCTAGGAACAAGTGACAGGATCATTGTCATATCTGGAACACCTGATCAAACCCAGGCTGCCCAAAACCTTCTTCATGCCTTCATCCTTACAGGTGAAACCTCATTGTCCAAAAAATACAACCTAAACTAG
- the HEN4 gene encoding RNA-binding KH domain-containing protein (HUA ENHANCER 4 (HEN4); CONTAINS InterPro DOMAIN/s: K Homology, type 1, subgroup (InterPro:IPR018111), K Homology (InterPro:IPR004087), K Homology, type 1 (InterPro:IPR004088); BEST Arabidopsis thaliana protein match is: RNA-binding KH domain-containing protein (TAIR:AT5G09560.1); Has 30201 Blast hits to 17322 proteins in 780 species: Archae - 12; Bacteria - 1396; Metazoa - 17338; Fungi - 3422; Plants - 5037; Viruses - 0; Other Eukaryotes - 2996 (source: NCBI BLink).), translating to MERNSVKFHAEKRSGAFDPGSGFGSSKRVKTHHTQLLSALVVPVGHAAFRLLCPLSHVGAVIGKSGNVIKQLQQSTGAKIRVEEPPSGSPDRVITIIAQADSKSRVKLGANNNGNAEGEKKEEEVEVSKAQGALIKVFELLAAEADSDTVVCRLLTESSHAGAVIGKGGQMVGSIRKETGCKISIRIENLPICADTDDEMVEVEGNAIAVKKALVSISRCLQNCQSIDKVRMVGNRPLEKEFQASLHRPIETIIQESLPRSVEVNPYDYRLRNDEIFPRGTVARANDVIPHDTLHLRRIEAVPQGALRMHIEADRQDVLRRHVEADRQDALRRRIDVVPQETLYMPSDVLRGDCFRQHRERDDSHDSLHRPFEMVPRDAMGMPFESFPRDAYGRPIETMTQETLRGQSADYLAHRYSTLDTHPHSFTTSASMANTATMKPPPSEVEVGNQDVVFKILCSTENAGGVIGTGGKVVRMLHSETGAFINVGNTLDDCEERLIAVTASENPECQSSPAQKAIMLIFSRLFELATNKILDNGPRSSITARLVVPTSQIGCVLGKGGVIVSEMRKTTGAAIQILKVEQNPKCISENDQVVQITGEFPNVREAIFHITSRLRDSVFSNSMKNSLAKSSSALTTERFYDRQSDNPLSIGSHQSVSNPATNSSSLHRRSEDSFLSGSHSSVNYSRSVGTDPYIRPEDPFPDRFNPSAGYSHNFGRRFTMDHSDNSHHLTEAPSRLWASPPPAAPRGLSDASGGLSSARAGHVLGSGHKSAIVTNTTVEIRVPANAMSFVYGEQGYNLEQLRQISGARVIIHEPPLGTSDRIIVISGTPDQTQAAQNLLHAFILTGETSLSKKYNLN from the exons aTGGAGCGAAATAGCGTTAAATTTCATGCAGAGAAGAGATCCGGAGCGTTTGATCCAGGTTCAGGATTCGGATCTTCCAAGAGGGTCAAAACGCATCACACGCAGCTGCTCTCAGCTCTGGTTGTGCCGGTGGGACACGCGGCGTTTAGATTGCTCTGCCCTTTATCACACGTCGGTGCGGTGATTGGAAAATCTGGAAACGTAATCAAACAGCTCCAACAATCAACCGGAGCTAAGATACGGGTCGAGGAGCCTCCGTCTGGGTCTCCGGATCGGGTCATCACGATAATCGCACAAGCAGATTCGAAATCAAGGGTGAAATTGGGTGCTAATAACAATGGCAATgcagaaggagagaaaaaggAGGAGGAAGTTGAGGTATCTAAAGCACAAGGAGCGTTGATTAAGGTATTCGAGCTTTTAGCGGCGGAAGCTGATAGTGATACGGTCGTGTGCCGATTGTTGACGGAGTCTAGCCATGCCGGTGCTGTGATAGGCAAAGGTGGTCAAATGGTTGGGAGTATTAGGAAAGAAACTGGCTGCAAAATTTCTATACGGATTGAGAATTTGCCGATTTGCGCTGATACTGATGACGAGATGGTGGAG GTTGAAGGAAATGCTATCGCTGTAAAGAAAGCTCTTGTGTCTATCTCCCGCTGCTTGCAAAATTGTCAATCGATTGACAAGGTAAGGATGGTTGGAAACAGACCTCTCGAAAAAGAGTTCCAAGCATCTTTGCATAGGCCTATAGAGACAATAATTCAGGAGTCACTTCCTAGGTCCGTTGAAGTTAACCCTTACGATTATAGGCTGAGAAACGACGAGATATTTCCCCGGGGCACTGTAGCTCGGGCTAATGATGTGATTCCTCATGATACTTTGCATCTTAGGCGTATCGAGGCGGTTCCCCAGGGTGCTTTACGCATGCATATTGAGGCAGACCGGCAAGATGTTTTACGCAGGCATGTTGAGGCGGACCGGCAAGATGCTTTACGCAGGCGTATTGATGTAGTTCCTCAAGAAACGTTATACATGCCTTCTGATGTTCTCAGGGGAGATTGTTTTCGACAGCATAGAGAGAGGGATGATTCTCATGATTCCTTGCATAGACCTTTCGAAATGGTTCCACGTGATGCTATGGGCATGCCTTTTGAGTCGTTTCCACGTGATGCTTACGGAAGGCCTATTGAAACAATGACACAAGAAACTCTTCGTGGGCAAAGTGCAGATTATCTTGCACATCGTTATTCGACTTTAGACACACATCCTCACAGCTTCACTACGTCTGCTTCAATGGCTAACACTGCCACCATGAAGCCACCTCCATCAGAAGTGGAAGTAGGGAACCAAGATGTGGTTTTTAAGATACTTTGTTCCACTGAGAATGCTGGCGGAGTTATCGGGACTGGAGGTAAAGTTGTCAGGATGCTTCATAGCGAAACAGGTGCCTTCATAAATGTGGGAAATACACTTGATGATTGTGAAGAACGTCTGATTGCAGTAACTGCATCAGAG AACCCTGAATGTCAAAGCTCGCCAGCCCAGAAAGCGATTATGCTTATTTTTTCAAGATTATTTGAGCTTGCCACTAACAAAATCCTAGATAATGGCCCAAGGTCATCTATCACTGCACGGCTTGTTGTCCCAACAAGTCAGATTGGTTGTGTGCTGGGAAAAGGAGGTGTTATTGTTTCGGAAATGCGGAAAACCACTGGGGCTgcaattcaaattttgaaggtTGAGCAGAACCCAAAATGTATTTCAGAGAATGATCAAGTTGTGCAG ATTACAGGAGAGTTCCCTAATGTGAGAGAAGCCATTTTCCATATTACAAGCAGGCTGCGAGACAGTGTTTTCTCCAACTCAATGAAAAATTCCTTAGCCAAGAGCAGCTCCGCCTTAACTACTGAGAGATTCTACGACAGACAATCAGACAATCCTCTGTCTATTGGGTCTCATCAATCCGTTAGTAATCCAGCTACCAACTCCTCAAGTCTGCACAGAAGATCTGAGGATTCCTTTTTAAGTGGGTCTCATTCATCAGTTAACTATTCCAGATCAGTTGGCACAGATCCTTACATAAGACCAGAAGACCCATTTCCTGATAGGTTTAATCCCTCAGCAGGCTATTCTCATAATTTTGGTCGGCGGTTTACCATGGACCACAGTGATAACTCCCATCACTTAACTGAGGCCCCATCTCGTTTGTGGGCGTCCCCG CCTCCAGCAGCTCCAAGAGGCTTATCTGATGCCAGTGGCGGATTATCTTCTGCAAGGGCTGGCCATGTACTTGGCAG TGGACACAAATCTGCCATCGTTACAAACACTACCGTGGAAATTAGAGTTCCAGCTAATGCTATGAGCTTTGTGTATGGAGAGCAGGGTTACAATCTGGAACAACTGAGACAG ATATCGGGTGCAAGGGTCATAATCCATGAACCTCCTCTAGGAACAAGTGACAGGATCATTGTCATATCTGGAACACCTGATCAAACCCAGGCTGCCCAAAACCTTCTTCATGCCTTCATCCTTACAGGTGAAACCTCATTGTCCAAAAAATACAACCTAAACTAG